From the Desulfovibrio sp. JC010 genome, one window contains:
- a CDS encoding alpha-2-macroglobulin: protein MDRGPTPFKDKKNIIIALLLMICMIQAAGLLKTKHESVSARMNSGEGVKVTDVSLDSQGYSQLLLAFDMPIGPEAPSYALKKAPATITPEVKGEWRWINPYALRFTADPAFKGDTRFTIEMKPENFLLNGQILRGETKFNVQTGSFGVKEIGLRTEPLPGQGRKVRIEGHINFSNYVTPENTLKNLSLSGPDGKDIPLSITTNYDDYYQRFVSAPVEKELEPKTYVLKINKDLPDGRGAMVLGKDYEKKIEIVFDPVLGYSGYKAASSLSGARLELGFSSPVIPAQGLEMLSINPALNVSAAASGKKLILSGPFKPGKKYSVTLKKGLAAADGALLEKTITENISIPDISPTADFSSAGMFLSESGDKTLGIETVNTREVNVTVDRVFPNNLFSLFTHYGYMAFDPNTYGGGISAALGNRIFSGRIKTSGKKNLKTTTPLSVKSFIAKGGKGLYRIAATIPGQGRGVQRWVMITDLGVVAKQGDDETLFWISSLSNLKPVVDAKVQLISNRNQLIATGTTNSRGILVIKKNKMRKDLGRPYMAVVTRKNDMTFMLMDRFATDRAGLDIAGQRLSPKGLTAFTYGERNLYRPGETVKGVAVVRDRSLKPPKKMPVILIYSDQRGRELFRRTVHTDDQGMIEFKRAVPDYSPTGQFNIKLLAGKERIGNFRYLVEDFMPDRISAEIITAKSASAGQDLNFEVEGRYLFGPPAEDLPVSARVMLEPAQFNPEGYETYRFNTDKSSFKPREILKTEARLDESGKFSFSAAIPSSLKSDSAIQARLTARVSETGGRGVTASKTDAVLISKFFPGLKMLDKQGYEQGESVKLDYVTLTPQGEKTKAGKLIMKLYRDRWQTIVRATPSGSYKYVTERDPQLMETREISATDATGSFKVSPPEFGSYRVILSDPASGVSAQADFFCGGWGYSPWALENPARLEIIPTRKGDYKPGEMAEYQIRTPFAGRMLIAIEDNTIRWTKTLEVKGNTATIKVPVQKGISTNAYVTATLIRTVNKLEAGSSARAVGAVPLFVDRESNRLGIDITCPKTTRPERTVALQVQTKPGAKLTIAAVDEGILRLSNQKTPSPFDYFYAKRALGVRWSDTFGLLMPDAGPINKSAAGGGRELAMMKQFAGSSAIRRVKPVTFWSGIITADKHGKAVFNAEIPEFSGALRIMTVVSDGKKFGSASKIMTVRSPLMVTPTLPRFLAPEEIFDIPVSVRNDTPEDGNFSIAIKTSGALHNEMGLEGFIVPQSRQKTAFFKTETGTDLGPATFKFAVEGNNEMAGTSIDLNIRAALPVQRSAQSGFIKDKSTVFPAKLEGMRVATAERTIVIGNQPMIRLAGKLDYLLKYPYGCAEQTVSQAFPLLKFPELARELSPQSFKKESPQYMVQSALSRLSMMQTSDGGFAMWPGGHRSEPWVSVYVLHFLQQAAISGYQVDSMLLNRAKRFVSNNYADTIRDGYSYLLPCYAQYVLARSGKVMHGPMNYLRERKAADMDKLSLTLLAGAFAASGDMAAYRELISAKPAPLKGKDKDEHLSSEVRDLALELLVRMEADRKDDAIPQLADKLYNLMADNGRNITQDNALGFVALGSFFAQTKSAPHPAGKIMSGGKELASFKTNETAQAIVAGDAPLSIELESAPKEGTFVWSINSRAVPSIESWEPYSNGLEIKREFLTRDGEPLDVNDIKQGQLVAMRTVVSSTAKPVANAVISCLLPSGLEPENTKLATREDLPWIAKGNVSPDHVDIRDDRILVFSDIPAKGKIENVTLLRAVTRGEFKVPPVQVEGMYDPEKSAATALGKMSIE from the coding sequence ATGGACAGAGGACCAACCCCGTTCAAGGACAAAAAAAACATCATCATCGCTCTGCTGCTCATGATCTGCATGATTCAGGCGGCAGGTCTGCTCAAGACCAAACATGAATCAGTCTCCGCAAGGATGAACTCGGGAGAAGGCGTAAAGGTCACCGACGTCAGTCTCGACAGTCAGGGTTATTCACAACTGCTGCTTGCCTTTGATATGCCCATCGGCCCGGAAGCACCTTCCTATGCCCTGAAAAAAGCCCCGGCAACCATCACCCCGGAAGTAAAAGGAGAATGGCGCTGGATCAACCCCTATGCCCTGCGCTTCACCGCCGACCCGGCGTTCAAGGGCGACACCCGCTTCACCATTGAAATGAAGCCTGAAAACTTCCTGCTGAACGGCCAGATCCTTCGCGGGGAAACAAAATTCAACGTGCAGACCGGAAGCTTCGGAGTCAAAGAGATCGGCCTGCGCACGGAACCGCTGCCCGGACAAGGCCGAAAGGTCCGCATTGAAGGCCACATCAATTTCAGCAATTACGTAACCCCGGAAAACACCCTCAAAAATCTTTCCCTGAGCGGACCGGACGGTAAGGATATCCCCTTAAGCATCACTACCAATTATGATGACTACTACCAACGCTTTGTAAGTGCTCCGGTCGAGAAGGAATTAGAGCCGAAAACATACGTCCTCAAAATCAACAAAGATCTGCCCGATGGACGCGGGGCCATGGTGCTGGGCAAAGATTATGAAAAGAAAATCGAAATAGTTTTCGATCCCGTGCTCGGCTATTCCGGTTACAAAGCTGCAAGCAGCCTTTCCGGGGCCCGGTTGGAACTTGGCTTTTCCAGCCCGGTAATCCCGGCGCAGGGACTTGAGATGCTCTCCATCAATCCCGCGCTCAATGTTTCCGCAGCTGCGTCCGGTAAAAAACTGATCCTCTCCGGCCCCTTCAAGCCGGGTAAAAAATATTCCGTCACCCTGAAAAAAGGACTTGCCGCAGCTGACGGTGCGCTGCTCGAAAAAACAATCACCGAAAACATCTCCATCCCGGACATATCCCCCACCGCCGACTTTTCTTCTGCCGGGATGTTTCTCTCGGAATCCGGAGACAAGACCCTCGGTATAGAAACCGTTAACACCCGTGAAGTAAACGTCACCGTGGACCGGGTCTTCCCTAACAACCTGTTCTCGCTCTTCACCCATTACGGGTACATGGCCTTTGATCCCAACACCTACGGCGGCGGCATTTCCGCTGCTCTGGGTAATAGAATTTTCTCCGGCAGGATTAAAACCTCCGGCAAAAAGAACTTAAAAACCACCACTCCGCTGTCCGTAAAAAGCTTCATTGCCAAAGGAGGCAAGGGACTTTACCGTATTGCGGCCACAATCCCGGGGCAAGGGCGCGGCGTACAACGCTGGGTCATGATCACAGATCTCGGAGTGGTCGCCAAGCAGGGCGATGATGAAACCCTGTTCTGGATTTCCTCTCTTTCCAATCTCAAGCCCGTGGTTGATGCCAAAGTACAGCTGATCAGCAACCGCAACCAGCTCATTGCAACCGGGACCACCAATTCACGCGGCATACTGGTCATCAAAAAAAATAAAATGCGCAAGGACCTCGGCCGCCCGTATATGGCTGTAGTTACCCGCAAAAACGACATGACTTTCATGCTCATGGACCGTTTTGCCACCGACCGGGCCGGGCTTGATATTGCCGGGCAACGACTCTCTCCTAAAGGCTTGACCGCCTTCACTTACGGAGAACGCAACCTCTACCGTCCCGGTGAGACTGTAAAAGGCGTTGCCGTGGTCCGCGACCGCAGCCTCAAGCCGCCCAAGAAAATGCCCGTGATTCTGATCTACTCCGACCAGCGCGGACGGGAACTTTTCCGCCGCACCGTGCACACCGATGATCAGGGCATGATTGAATTCAAACGGGCCGTCCCCGACTACTCGCCTACCGGACAATTCAACATCAAACTGCTGGCCGGAAAGGAACGGATCGGCAACTTCCGCTACTTGGTGGAAGACTTCATGCCCGACCGCATCAGCGCGGAAATCATCACCGCAAAATCTGCCTCCGCAGGTCAGGACCTGAATTTCGAAGTTGAAGGACGCTATCTGTTCGGTCCCCCGGCGGAAGACCTTCCGGTATCTGCACGGGTAATGCTGGAACCGGCCCAGTTCAATCCTGAAGGCTACGAGACCTATCGCTTCAACACAGATAAGAGCAGCTTCAAACCCCGCGAAATTCTGAAAACAGAAGCCAGACTGGACGAGTCCGGCAAGTTTTCTTTCTCCGCAGCCATTCCGTCCAGTCTCAAATCCGACTCAGCCATTCAGGCCCGGCTCACCGCACGGGTCAGCGAGACCGGAGGTCGCGGGGTTACCGCCAGCAAAACCGATGCTGTACTCATTTCAAAATTCTTCCCCGGCCTGAAAATGCTGGACAAACAGGGCTACGAGCAAGGCGAATCCGTCAAACTCGATTACGTGACCCTGACCCCGCAGGGCGAAAAAACCAAGGCCGGAAAGCTGATCATGAAGCTTTACCGCGACCGCTGGCAGACCATTGTGCGGGCCACTCCGTCCGGTTCATATAAATATGTCACCGAACGCGACCCGCAACTAATGGAAACCCGCGAAATTTCCGCAACCGACGCCACGGGATCATTCAAGGTCAGCCCGCCGGAATTCGGCAGCTACCGCGTTATCCTCAGCGATCCCGCATCCGGGGTTTCCGCACAGGCTGACTTTTTCTGCGGCGGCTGGGGCTATTCCCCGTGGGCCTTGGAAAACCCGGCCCGCCTTGAAATCATCCCCACCCGCAAAGGCGATTACAAGCCCGGCGAAATGGCCGAGTACCAGATCCGCACTCCCTTTGCCGGACGCATGCTCATTGCCATTGAAGATAACACCATCCGCTGGACCAAGACCCTTGAGGTCAAAGGCAATACCGCCACCATCAAGGTTCCGGTGCAAAAAGGAATCAGCACCAACGCTTACGTAACCGCCACCCTGATCCGCACGGTGAACAAGCTTGAAGCCGGGTCCAGTGCCCGGGCGGTAGGTGCGGTGCCTCTTTTCGTGGACCGCGAAAGCAACAGGCTGGGCATCGACATCACCTGTCCTAAGACCACCCGCCCCGAACGGACCGTGGCCTTGCAGGTACAGACCAAACCCGGTGCCAAGCTGACCATTGCCGCTGTGGATGAAGGCATCCTGCGTCTTTCCAATCAAAAAACTCCCAGCCCCTTTGACTACTTCTATGCCAAACGCGCCCTCGGCGTGCGCTGGTCTGATACCTTCGGGCTGCTCATGCCCGATGCCGGACCGATCAACAAATCCGCGGCAGGCGGCGGCAGGGAACTGGCCATGATGAAACAGTTTGCAGGCAGTTCCGCCATCCGCAGGGTCAAGCCGGTCACTTTCTGGTCCGGGATCATTACTGCGGACAAACACGGCAAGGCTGTCTTCAATGCTGAAATACCTGAATTCAGCGGTGCGTTACGCATCATGACTGTAGTCAGCGACGGTAAGAAATTCGGCTCGGCCTCAAAAATCATGACCGTGCGTTCGCCGCTTATGGTCACCCCGACCCTGCCCCGTTTTCTGGCCCCGGAAGAAATATTCGATATCCCGGTCAGCGTGCGCAACGATACCCCGGAAGACGGCAATTTTAGCATTGCTATCAAAACCAGCGGTGCCTTGCACAATGAAATGGGACTTGAAGGATTCATAGTTCCGCAATCCAGACAGAAAACCGCTTTCTTCAAAACCGAAACAGGAACGGATCTCGGCCCTGCAACCTTCAAATTCGCAGTGGAAGGCAACAATGAAATGGCCGGGACATCTATCGACCTGAACATCCGCGCGGCCCTGCCTGTGCAGCGTTCAGCACAGTCCGGTTTCATAAAAGATAAATCGACCGTGTTTCCTGCCAAGCTGGAAGGCATGCGCGTGGCAACAGCCGAGCGCACCATCGTCATCGGCAACCAGCCCATGATCAGGCTGGCCGGGAAACTCGATTACCTGCTCAAATATCCCTACGGATGCGCAGAGCAGACTGTTTCACAGGCTTTCCCGCTTTTGAAATTTCCGGAACTGGCCCGCGAGCTTTCGCCGCAATCCTTTAAAAAGGAATCCCCGCAATACATGGTTCAGTCCGCTCTGAGCAGGCTCTCCATGATGCAGACCTCGGACGGCGGTTTTGCCATGTGGCCCGGAGGACATCGCTCCGAGCCGTGGGTATCCGTCTACGTGCTGCATTTCCTGCAACAGGCCGCAATCTCCGGTTATCAGGTGGATTCCATGCTCCTCAACCGCGCCAAGCGGTTTGTCTCCAACAACTATGCCGATACAATTCGCGACGGCTATTCATACCTGTTGCCCTGCTACGCCCAGTACGTGCTGGCCCGTTCCGGCAAGGTCATGCACGGTCCCATGAACTATCTGCGCGAGCGCAAGGCAGCGGACATGGACAAACTCTCCCTGACCCTGCTGGCCGGAGCCTTTGCCGCTTCCGGCGACATGGCCGCATACCGGGAACTTATCTCCGCCAAGCCTGCACCGCTTAAAGGCAAGGACAAAGACGAGCATCTCAGCTCCGAAGTCCGTGATCTCGCCCTTGAACTGCTGGTGCGCATGGAGGCCGATCGCAAGGACGACGCCATCCCGCAGCTTGCCGACAAACTCTACAATCTCATGGCCGACAACGGACGCAACATCACTCAGGATAACGCGCTCGGTTTTGTCGCGCTGGGCAGTTTTTTCGCTCAGACCAAATCCGCGCCGCACCCTGCCGGGAAAATCATGAGTGGAGGTAAAGAACTGGCATCGTTCAAAACCAACGAAACTGCACAGGCGATTGTAGCTGGCGATGCTCCGCTTTCCATTGAGCTTGAATCTGCTCCCAAGGAAGGCACCTTTGTCTGGTCCATCAACAGCCGAGCCGTGCCGAGCATCGAAAGCTGGGAGCCATATTCCAACGGACTTGAAATCAAGCGGGAGTTTCTCACACGTGACGGTGAGCCCCTCGACGTAAACGATATCAAGCAGGGACAGTTGGTAGCCATGCGCACGGTGGTCAGTTCCACTGCCAAGCCTGTAGCCAATGCGGTGATCAGTTGTCTGCTGCCGTCCGGTCTTGAGCCGGAGAACACCAAGCTCGCCACCCGCGAGGATCTGCCGTGGATCGCCAAGGGTAACGTCAGTCCCGATCACGTGGATATCCGCGATGACCGCATCTTGGTCTTTTCCGACATCCCCGCCAAGGGCAAGATCGAGAACGTGACCCTGCTGCGCGCCGTCACCCGCGGGGAGTTCAAAGTGCCCCCGGTGCAGGTGGAAGGTATGTACGATCCTGAAAAATCCGCAGCAACGGCATTAGGTAAGATGAGTATTGAGTGA
- a CDS encoding MFS transporter, with protein sequence MPIHNSKLSQRLSRLNVPLLMGAVFAASMGTGVFTFTLPLMNLDEKAGGMWLGSGFAGYFLAKLLIAPLSGNYADKNGSTKPLLLSCGLAILLPLLYLLHPVIETLYVIQFILGLCAGTVRTVSMAAIGASMDGDKLSSRFALLSAVMNSSFLLGPLLGGLLYIDKDYLPVLGAMSGFMGLAFIVFMLCAKHLPTSTAEPDCTGDISPGLSHFLSILAALFGRGMGIGSLIAFYPVLLKSSLQLSPGSTALLFSIPSLVTVLLLPVSGRLLAGFDRKLTTSAGMLISALALYILGGCSGIPGFIFTGILSGIGAAISMPPSMAVCSELGCAKGRALGYANMAANIGFMAGPLFCGIMVSSSGDVGTPFKLTAIAGGLCTIFLISEGIREKGHKKAGLATAALCAIVLTLLIPLNLKQEKSDEFFRYSDVAMGTVVNLTIPEVKNKDIRINAKEAIAIMHRLQKDLDHRDKRGSIGRVNHEAGKKSVRVSEKAFETIKRGLEISEKSGGSFDITIGAITTTPFYYALDKSRFAGHKELINYRLLEIAPAENRVFLPKKGMALDLGGLAKGTIIDAAADHLRASEIKTAMVEAGGDFMVFGDREWSIGIRNPRGKGIIGHIRVKNSAVCGSGDYYQFITPVSKDEKTRKHHIFDPALLQSSAASIATTTVAPDAETADALATTIFIMGPKKGNEFMDKHFPDCAAMWILPDMSIVSTKNFPKINTQSKTEQ encoded by the coding sequence GAAACTACGCTGACAAAAACGGCAGCACCAAGCCGTTGCTGCTTTCCTGCGGGCTGGCGATTCTGCTCCCCCTGCTCTACCTGCTCCACCCGGTCATCGAGACCCTTTACGTTATCCAATTTATCCTCGGACTCTGCGCCGGAACAGTGCGCACGGTGAGCATGGCTGCCATCGGTGCTTCCATGGATGGCGACAAACTATCCTCCCGTTTTGCCCTGCTTTCGGCAGTGATGAACTCATCCTTCCTGCTCGGCCCACTGCTGGGCGGCCTATTATATATAGATAAGGACTACCTGCCCGTGCTCGGAGCCATGTCCGGTTTCATGGGGCTTGCGTTCATTGTTTTCATGCTCTGCGCAAAGCATCTGCCTACCAGCACTGCTGAACCGGACTGCACCGGAGATATTTCCCCCGGCCTGAGTCACTTCCTGAGTATACTGGCCGCCCTTTTCGGACGCGGCATGGGCATCGGCAGCCTCATTGCTTTTTATCCCGTACTGCTCAAATCATCACTGCAACTCAGCCCCGGCAGCACTGCTTTACTCTTTTCCATCCCCAGTCTGGTGACCGTATTGCTGCTGCCCGTTTCAGGACGGCTGCTGGCCGGATTTGACCGCAAACTGACTACCTCTGCGGGAATGCTGATCAGTGCTCTGGCCCTTTATATTCTCGGTGGATGTTCCGGCATACCCGGATTCATCTTTACCGGAATCCTGTCCGGCATAGGGGCGGCAATCTCCATGCCCCCATCCATGGCCGTTTGCTCGGAGCTGGGCTGCGCCAAAGGCCGGGCTTTGGGATATGCTAATATGGCTGCCAACATAGGCTTTATGGCCGGGCCGCTTTTCTGCGGAATTATGGTCAGCTCCAGCGGAGACGTGGGCACACCGTTCAAACTGACCGCCATTGCCGGGGGTTTGTGCACGATCTTTTTAATATCTGAGGGCATACGGGAAAAAGGGCATAAAAAGGCCGGACTTGCCACAGCTGCATTATGTGCAATAGTGCTGACCCTGCTCATCCCCCTGAATTTAAAACAGGAAAAATCCGACGAATTTTTCCGCTACAGCGATGTAGCCATGGGTACAGTGGTCAACCTGACCATCCCTGAAGTCAAAAACAAAGACATCCGGATAAATGCCAAAGAAGCGATCGCCATAATGCACCGCTTGCAAAAAGACCTAGACCACCGCGACAAGCGCGGCTCAATCGGACGGGTCAACCATGAAGCGGGCAAAAAAAGTGTGCGTGTTTCGGAAAAGGCTTTTGAAACCATCAAACGCGGCCTTGAAATCAGTGAAAAATCAGGCGGCAGCTTTGACATAACAATCGGAGCCATTACCACCACCCCGTTTTATTATGCTCTGGATAAAAGCCGCTTTGCCGGACACAAAGAGCTGATCAATTACCGTCTGCTGGAAATAGCCCCGGCTGAGAACAGGGTCTTCCTGCCCAAGAAAGGAATGGCCCTTGATCTGGGAGGTCTCGCCAAAGGGACCATTATTGATGCTGCCGCGGATCACCTGAGAGCTTCCGAGATCAAGACCGCCATGGTCGAAGCCGGGGGCGATTTCATGGTTTTCGGTGACCGGGAGTGGTCAATCGGTATCCGCAACCCGCGCGGAAAAGGAATCATCGGGCATATCAGGGTAAAAAACAGCGCGGTCTGCGGATCAGGTGATTATTATCAGTTCATCACCCCGGTATCCAAAGACGAAAAAACACGGAAACACCACATCTTTGATCCGGCACTGCTGCAATCATCCGCTGCGAGCATCGCCACCACCACCGTCGCGCCGGACGCGGAAACCGCCGACGCTCTGGCAACCACGATATTCATCATGGGCCCCAAAAAAGGAAATGAATTCATGGATAAACATTTCCCGGATTGCGCGGCCATGTGGATTCTACCGGATATGTCCATTGTAAGCACAAAAAACTTCCCCAAAATCAACACTCAATCAAAAACAGAACAATAA
- a CDS encoding cache domain-containing protein, which produces MKSIVSTLSRYMLSLCFSAIFIFGGLTVYFMITDYQREILESETSIFGGVEDRLVKEVTRVQHSIEFTLNNNQKTSIKNIKAAILEAHSLAENLYATYKETMNEKELKNLIKKTLNAMVFDFSDSYLFILTMDGTGLLNQGMPEIGQKNVLNMKTQDNKLIIQDMIDLIAQRDEGYIEYTWPRPGKDRTPRQKTSFIKLFKPFNWIIGTGIYYDTVTRRTQDEILGRLSLMHRGRDEIFAGTFDGRSLLGVSKGKNLLNLKDQDGVYIIKDLIRTAKTGGGFITYKTPTFSPTIKSYKKLSYCSSVPEWGWFLSYGIDVGRLEFLLKERKEKLWNTLLFQIAAVLALAFLISLVSIFFSGHFKTMLADNFNSLENFFRKDTGSTTKIDRSKIDFSEFDKMAELANSMIDSRESAKTKLLKSEITYREIFNSTKDAIGVLDLQKRVFTDVNQAFLDFFKMERMDAIGMSPEIISFNSPPYDSKYAAELFNKALSGESVHFEWMVRKSTGEPFWTDNLARVASIGGDKKLLVVMRDVTERRKMQKIMVQTEKMMSVGGLAAGMAHEINNPLGIIMQVTQNIIRRTSPTLKSNLPVAEKCDIDLDNLRNYMDKRGINEYLRSIQEAGTRAAAIVKSMLDFSRRSTSAKSSGTIEPVIETAISLASNDYDFKTKYDFKKINIIRDFNSSPMFNFTEMEISQVILNLIKNAAQALSEEKNTHKIPTITIRTSSDENFVRVEIEDNGPGMDNDKLKRVFEPFYSTKRPGVGTGLGLSVSYFIVTQNHGGTITADSTPGEGTRFTISLPILT; this is translated from the coding sequence ATGAAAAGCATTGTCTCCACACTGTCCCGCTATATGCTCTCCCTGTGCTTCTCCGCTATTTTCATTTTCGGGGGGCTGACGGTATATTTTATGATCACTGATTATCAGCGGGAAATCCTTGAGTCTGAAACTTCAATTTTCGGCGGAGTCGAAGACCGTTTGGTTAAAGAAGTTACACGGGTCCAGCACTCAATTGAATTCACCCTGAACAACAACCAGAAAACAAGCATAAAAAATATCAAAGCCGCCATTCTGGAAGCCCATAGTCTGGCAGAGAATCTTTACGCCACATATAAAGAGACAATGAATGAAAAGGAGCTGAAAAACCTTATCAAAAAGACTCTCAACGCCATGGTTTTCGATTTTTCCGATTCATACCTGTTCATTTTGACAATGGATGGAACAGGTCTGCTGAATCAGGGAATGCCTGAAATAGGACAAAAGAACGTCCTGAATATGAAAACGCAGGACAACAAACTGATCATTCAGGATATGATCGACCTCATTGCACAAAGAGATGAAGGATACATAGAATACACGTGGCCCCGCCCCGGAAAGGACAGAACACCGCGCCAGAAAACATCATTCATTAAATTATTCAAACCGTTCAACTGGATCATCGGAACAGGAATATATTACGATACGGTCACCAGAAGGACTCAGGATGAAATACTGGGCAGACTCTCCCTGATGCACCGGGGCAGAGATGAAATTTTCGCGGGAACCTTTGACGGGAGATCTCTGCTTGGAGTGTCAAAAGGCAAGAATCTGCTTAACCTTAAAGATCAGGACGGAGTATATATAATCAAGGACCTGATCAGGACAGCCAAGACAGGCGGCGGCTTTATTACTTACAAAACCCCCACCTTCAGCCCGACTATCAAGTCATACAAGAAATTGAGTTACTGCTCATCTGTTCCGGAATGGGGCTGGTTTCTGTCATACGGCATAGATGTCGGCAGACTGGAATTCCTGCTCAAAGAACGCAAAGAAAAACTCTGGAACACGCTGCTTTTCCAAATTGCGGCAGTACTGGCCCTTGCGTTTCTGATTTCACTGGTCAGCATCTTCTTTTCGGGACACTTCAAAACCATGCTGGCGGATAACTTCAATTCACTTGAAAACTTTTTCCGCAAGGATACGGGATCCACCACAAAAATAGACCGCTCAAAAATCGACTTCAGCGAATTCGATAAAATGGCAGAACTGGCCAACAGCATGATCGACAGCAGGGAATCCGCAAAAACAAAACTGCTAAAATCCGAAATAACCTACCGCGAAATATTCAACTCCACTAAAGATGCCATCGGTGTTCTGGATTTGCAGAAGAGGGTTTTCACTGATGTGAATCAGGCTTTTCTGGATTTCTTCAAAATGGAAAGAATGGACGCCATCGGCATGAGCCCGGAGATAATCAGTTTCAACAGCCCGCCTTACGACAGCAAGTACGCCGCTGAACTGTTCAACAAAGCTCTTTCCGGTGAATCCGTACACTTTGAATGGATGGTCAGAAAAAGCACCGGAGAGCCTTTCTGGACCGACAACCTTGCCAGAGTAGCCTCCATAGGCGGGGACAAAAAACTGCTTGTGGTAATGCGTGATGTCACCGAACGACGAAAGATGCAGAAAATTATGGTCCAGACCGAAAAAATGATGTCTGTGGGCGGACTGGCCGCAGGCATGGCTCACGAGATCAATAATCCGCTGGGAATCATCATGCAGGTCACCCAGAACATAATCCGCAGGACATCGCCGACACTGAAAAGCAACCTGCCAGTTGCTGAAAAGTGCGACATCGATCTGGATAATCTGCGTAACTATATGGATAAAAGAGGGATAAACGAATATCTGCGCAGCATTCAGGAGGCCGGCACGCGCGCGGCAGCAATTGTAAAATCAATGCTTGATTTCAGCCGCAGGAGCACTTCCGCAAAATCCAGCGGGACAATTGAACCGGTAATTGAGACCGCCATTTCACTGGCATCAAACGACTACGATTTCAAAACAAAATACGACTTTAAAAAAATAAATATCATCCGTGATTTCAACTCATCACCCATGTTCAATTTTACGGAGATGGAAATAAGTCAGGTTATCCTCAACCTGATCAAAAATGCGGCTCAGGCCCTGTCTGAAGAAAAGAACACCCACAAAATTCCAACCATAACCATCAGGACTTCTTCTGATGAGAACTTCGTGCGTGTGGAAATTGAAGACAATGGTCCGGGCATGGACAACGACAAACTGAAACGAGTCTTCGAACCCTTTTATTCCACCAAGAGACCGGGGGTCGGAACCGGACTGGGACTTTCTGTGTCCTATTTTATCGTCACCCAGAATCACGGGGGAACAATAACAGCGGACTCCACTCCCGGTGAAGGGACCAGATTCACCATAAGCCTGCCCATACTGACCTAG